A stretch of the Porites lutea chromosome 12, jaPorLute2.1, whole genome shotgun sequence genome encodes the following:
- the LOC140922131 gene encoding uncharacterized protein has protein sequence MHQGLLVTREQVELALQYLALSQVVARGPGKKNVLRKRKYVSKGPNWCWHLDGYDKLSRWGIFIHGAIDGFSRKIIWLRAYSTNKQPWVVAKYYMQHVCSLNGTGNFKYWMCNFFCCCC, from the exons ATGCATCAAGGGCTCCTGGTTACAAG GGAACAGGTAGAGTTGGCTTTGCAGTATCTTGCCCTTTCACAAGTTGTGGCTCGTGGAccagggaaaaaaaatgtccTGCGTAAACGAAAATACGTGTCCAAG GGACCAAACTGGTGTTGGCATCTGGATGGTTATGACAAATTGTCCCGTTGGGGTATATTTATCCATGGAGCTATTGATGGATTCTCTAGGAAAATTATTTGGCTTAG agCTTACTCAACAAATAAGCAACCGTGGGTCGTAGCAAAATACTACATGCAGCATGTTTGCAGCTTGAACGGTACTGGTAATTTTAAGTATTGGATGtgtaatttcttttgttgttgttgttaa